In the Tessaracoccus lacteus genome, GAGCATCAGCGGGATCACGATCACGCTGACCGCGCTGGCGGAGAACAGCACGCTCGCCATCGGGACGCCCGTCGCCAGCGACTTCTTGGTGCCGCAGAACATCACGGCGATCCGGTTGGCCCGGTCGAAGCCGAGCCATCCGCCCACGTGCCAGGTGAACCAGAACATGAAGGCCAGCACCGCCGCGACGATCACGACGATCAGCACGAGGTCCGTCCAGGCCACCTGGCGCCACACGCCCGAGACCCGCAGGTGCGAGAAGGCGCCGTAGACGATCAGGAAGATGACGGCCTGGTCCAGCAGCTTCAGCCGCGACCGGTGCCGCTCCATGAACGACGCCGTCACGAACCGGGACGCCTGCCCCAGCACGAAGGGCAGCAGCAGCTTCACGACGACGTCGAGCAGCTGGTCGAACCCGATCGCGCCGCCGCTGGAGGCGGGGATGAATAGCATCGCCAGCAGCGGCGTGACGATCACGCCGAGCACGTTCGACGCCGTCGCCGCCACCATCGCGGAGGCGATGTTGCCGCCCGCCAGCGACGTGAACGTCACGCTCGACTGCACGGTCGAGGGCACGAGGCACAGGAAGACCAGCCCGATGCGCATCGGCTCGGACAGCACGGCGTCGGGGATGGCGAGGATCGGCAGCGCGATGACGGGGAAGACGACGAACGTGCAGCCCAGGATGGCCAGGTGCAGCTTCCAGTTCCGCACCCCCGCGAGCGCCTCCGCGCCGGACAGGCGGGCGCCGTAGCCGAAGAACAGGACGAAGATGCCGACGTTCGTCACGACCTCCAGCACGTCGGCGGCGGTGCCGCTCACCGGCAGCACCAGTGCGAGCGCCAGGGTGCCGAGGATGATGACCAGGATTGGGTCCGGCTTGAACTTCACCGGCTCAGGCTAGCGGCATGCCATCCTCCCCATCGGGGTAGCCTCGTCGGGTGCAGATCGACATCACGGACGCATCCGACCCCCGACTGGTCGACTTCGTCGGCCTGCGCGACGCGCAGCTGCGCCGGGGCGAGGAGCGCTTCATCGCCGAGGGGCTCAAGATCATCGAGCGCGCGTTCGCGGCCGGCTGCCGCCCGCGCTCGCTGCTGCTGCAGCCCCGCTGGCTGGCCGACCTCGAGCCCCTGCTGGAGCGGTTCCCGGACGTGCCCGTCTACGTCGCCACGGAGAAGCTGATCGAGAAGGTCAGCGGGTTCCACGTGCACCGCGGCGCGCTCGGGTCGTTCGACCGTCCGGCCGAGGCCGACTGGGGCCAGCTGCTCAGGGCCCGTCGCCTCATCGTGTGCGAGGAGGTCGTCGACCACGCCAACACCGGCGCCATCATCCGCGTCGCCGCGGGCCTCGGGTGGGACGGCGTGCTCGTCTCGGCCGGGGGAGCGGACCCGCTCTACCGCCGAGCGATCAAATCGTCGATGGGGGCCTCGCTGGAGCTGCCCTGGCGGCGCCTCGACGGCGACGCCGACCTCGCCCGACTGAAGGAGGCCGGCTTCCGGCTGGTCGCCTCGACGCTGTCTCCGCGCGCCGTCCCTCTGGGGGACTACCAGGCGCCGGAGAAGCTGGCGCTGCTGCTCGGCACCGAGGGCAGCGGGCTGAGCGACGCGTGGCTCGAGGCAGCCGACGACCACGTCACCATCCCGATGACGGAACTGGTCGACTCGCTGAACGTTGCCACCGCCGCGTCGATCTTCGCCTACGCGCTGCGCTGACGGGCCCGGTTCCTGAGCTTGTTCGCGGTTCCCTGAGCTTGTCCTCGGTTCCCTGAGCTTGTCCTCGGTTCCCTGAGCTTGTCCTCGGTTCCCTGAGCTTGTCCCGGTTCCCTGAGCTTGTCCCGGTTCCCTGAGCTTGTCGAAGGGCGTCGAGCGGAGCGAGACGGGGAAGGTGGTCCGGTTGGGGCCCTTCGCTTCGCTCAGGGCGTTTCGACAAGCTCAACGACCCGGGTTGGCGTTTCGACAGGCATGTGCTGAGCTTGTCGAAGTGCTCAACGAACCGGGTGGGCGTTTCGACAGGCATGTGCTGAGCTTGTCGAAGTGCTCAACGATCCGGTTGCGGTTCCCTGAGCTTGTCCCGGTTCCCTGAGCTTGTCGAAGGGCGCCGAGCGGAGCGAGGCGAATCCCTGGCGTCAGCTGCGTCCCTTCGCTGCGCTCAGGGCGTTTCGACAGGCATGTGCTGAGCTTGTCGAAGTGCTCAACGATCCGGTTGCAGTTTCCTGAGCTTGTCCCGGTTCCCTGAGCTTGTCGAAGTGCTCAACGATCCGGTTGCAGTTTCCTGAGCTTGTCCCGGTTCCCTGAGCTTGTCGAAGGGCGCCGAGCGGAGCGAGGCGAATCCCTGGCGTCAGCTGCGTCCCTTCGCTGCGCTCAGGGCGTTTCGACAAGCTCAACGACCCGGGCTGCCTGAGCTGGTCTGGTTCCCTGAGCCTGTCTCTTTCGGTTCCCTGAGCCTGTCTCCTTCGGTTCCCTGAGCCTGTCGAAGGGCGCCGAGCGGAGCGAGGCGGTAACCGGGTGCGGAGCGAGGTGGTGGTCGGGTGGGGCTGGTCGGGTTTGGCTCTTCCCTGACGTGCTCCGCCAGCGCCCCTCCTGCCGCTGTTCCGTGCACAACGATGCCTATATGAGGAGCGCTGCGATATATGAACAGCGCTGGGAGCTGGGGCATTGTTATGCACGGGGGCTGCGTGCCGGTGCGTCGGCGGGGACCCTTCGCTGCGCTCAGGGCGTTCGACAGGCTTGTGCTGAGCTTGTCGAAGTGCTCAACGATCCGGTTGCGGTTCCCTGAGCTTGTCGAAGGGCGCCGAGCGGAGCGAGACGGGAAGGTGGTCCGGTTGGGACCCTTCGCTTCGCTCAGGGCGTTTCGACAAGCTCAACGACCCGGGTTGGCGTTTCGACAGGCATGTGCTGAGCTTGTCGAAGTGCTCAACGATCCGGTTGCGGTTCCCTGAGCTTGATGCTCCTATGTGGTGTCAAGCGGTTGTGAGCCATTCTCTGTAGCGGGTGGTGAGGGTGTCGTTGCGCAGTGTTCCGCGTTCGATGCCGGAGATGCGGGCTGGCCAGACGCCGAGTGCGTGGCCGGCTTGGGTGGTGGTGAGGCCTTTGGCGTGGCGGAGGGGTCTGAGGTCGTTGATGGGTGGGACCACGGGTGGGGTCCAGATCGCGGTGATGATCAGGTGGGAGATGTAGCGCTTGAGGCAGCGGGTCGCTTCGCGGCGGGTTTTGCCTTCTGCTTGTTTCTTCGCGAGGTAGGCGATCGTGTCAGGATCGATGCGGGCTCTGGCCAGGGCGATGGTGTGTAGGGCCCGGTTCGCGCGTCGGTCTCCGCCGCGGTTGAGGCGCATCCGGTGGGTTTTGCCGGAGGAGGCGGGGATCGGGGCGACGCCGCAGAGTTTCGCGAACGCTGCCTTCGAGTGGATCCGGGTCGGGTCGTCGCCGACGGTGACCAGCAGTTGGGCGGCGGAGATCACCCCGACCCCGACGAGATCGAGGACGCCGGGTGCTGTCTGGGCGACCAGGGTCTGCAGCTGGGGGTTGAGGAGGTTGATCTCGTCGTCGAGGTCACGGATCCGTCGCGCCAGGGACCGCAGCGCGGTCATGGTGGAGGACTGGTCGACGGGGCCGTGGGGTCGGCAGGCGGCCAGCTTCGCGTGGAGGGCCTTCCCAGTGAGTCGGCGGTAGGTGTCGCGGACCTGGTCCGGGGCGGTCACGAGCAGGCTTTTGAGTTGGACGATGGCCTGGGTGCGGGCCTTGACCGCGGACTCCCGCGCCGTCAGGAGGACCCGGATCGCTTCAACATTGCCGGTGCCGGGTTTCGGCAGGGGGAGGGTCTCGCCGGTCAGGAGGGTGCGGGCGGCCAGGATCGCGTCCAACGGGTCGGTCTTGCCATGGAGTCTGCGGGCGGCGCGTTTCGGGCGGATCACCTCACGCACTGCGATCCCGGCCCGGGTCAGGAACCGGGACAGGCCCGCCCCATACGACGAGGTTCCCTCGACCCCGACCAGTGCGACCGTCCCGAACGAAGTGACGAAGTCCAGCAGCTGGCGGTACCCGGTGAGACTGGTCTCGATCTCCAGGTCG is a window encoding:
- a CDS encoding IS110 family transposase, translated to MMPTHPSTVVAGVDTHLATHHVAVLDHTTGALLGDLEIETSLTGYRQLLDFVTSFGTVALVGVEGTSSYGAGLSRFLTRAGIAVREVIRPKRAARRLHGKTDPLDAILAARTLLTGETLPLPKPGTGNVEAIRVLLTARESAVKARTQAIVQLKSLLVTAPDQVRDTYRRLTGKALHAKLAACRPHGPVDQSSTMTALRSLARRIRDLDDEINLLNPQLQTLVAQTAPGVLDLVGVGVISAAQLLVTVGDDPTRIHSKAAFAKLCGVAPIPASSGKTHRMRLNRGGDRRANRALHTIALARARIDPDTIAYLAKKQAEGKTRREATRCLKRYISHLIITAIWTPPVVPPINDLRPLRHAKGLTTTQAGHALGVWPARISGIERGTLRNDTLTTRYREWLTTA
- a CDS encoding TrmH family RNA methyltransferase, coding for MQIDITDASDPRLVDFVGLRDAQLRRGEERFIAEGLKIIERAFAAGCRPRSLLLQPRWLADLEPLLERFPDVPVYVATEKLIEKVSGFHVHRGALGSFDRPAEADWGQLLRARRLIVCEEVVDHANTGAIIRVAAGLGWDGVLVSAGGADPLYRRAIKSSMGASLELPWRRLDGDADLARLKEAGFRLVASTLSPRAVPLGDYQAPEKLALLLGTEGSGLSDAWLEAADDHVTIPMTELVDSLNVATAASIFAYALR
- a CDS encoding bile acid:sodium symporter family protein, producing MKFKPDPILVIILGTLALALVLPVSGTAADVLEVVTNVGIFVLFFGYGARLSGAEALAGVRNWKLHLAILGCTFVVFPVIALPILAIPDAVLSEPMRIGLVFLCLVPSTVQSSVTFTSLAGGNIASAMVAATASNVLGVIVTPLLAMLFIPASSGGAIGFDQLLDVVVKLLLPFVLGQASRFVTASFMERHRSRLKLLDQAVIFLIVYGAFSHLRVSGVWRQVAWTDLVLIVVIVAAVLAFMFWFTWHVGGWLGFDRANRIAVMFCGTKKSLATGVPMASVLFSASAVSVIVIPLMLYHQLQLLVSSFLAGRLRRETAAG